From a single Nymphaea colorata isolate Beijing-Zhang1983 chromosome 4, ASM883128v2, whole genome shotgun sequence genomic region:
- the LOC116253644 gene encoding PI-PLC X domain-containing protein At5g67130 — translation MNLLSSSLIPTVFLTPKMRECRISSGGWCFALLLSMVAASILPTDACSGGSCQLLESCSATGDCGPGLYCGNCPLVGKDQTICMRGQATQVTSVVNGLPFNKYTWLVTHNAFSIIGEPSFTGTSRVTFYNQEDSVTNQLINGVRGLMLDMYDFEGDIWLCHSFGGQCYNFTAFKPAISTLKEVEAFLASHPSEIVTIFIEDYVHAPNGLTKLFTDAGLMKYWFPLSQMPADGKDWPTVTEMVNNNQRLLVFTDNGSKEKDEGIAYQWRYLLENEPGDGGMKSGSCRNRGQSQALNSKSSSLLLQNYFPSFPVQIDSCKEHSTSLAEMVGTCYKAAGNKMPNFLAVNFYMRSDGGGVFDIIDWMNGHTICGCSTVSACQAGAPPGSCKNSNIPVSNPSSENGRTTYSGTIQFTGLSSSATRHSHYHIGRLFFLIFFVF, via the exons ATGAATCTCCTGTCTTCCTCCTTGATTCCCACTGTTTTCCTGACTCCCAAAATGAGAGAATGCAGAATCTCTTCAGGTGGATGGTGCTTTGCTTTACTGCTCAGCATGGTGGCCGCCTCCATCCTCCCAACAGATGCTTGCTCTGGTGGATCATGCCAG CTTCTTGAGAGTTGCTCAGCCACTGGTGATTGTGGTCCGGGTCTTTACTGTGGCAATTGCCCTCTTGTGGGGAAGGATCAGACGATCTGTATGAGAGGTCAGGCTACCCAAGTGACTTCTGTA GTGAACGGGCTgccttttaacaagtacacatgGCTTGTGACACACAATGCATTCTCCATTATTGGTGAACCATCCTTCACTGGAACCTCAAGGGTCACATTCTATAACCAGGAAGACAGTGTCACCAATCAGTTGATA AATGGTGTGAGAGGATTGATGCTGGACATGTACGATTTCGAAGGTGATATCTGGCTCTGCCATTCTTTTGGAGGACAGTGTTATAACTTCACTGCTTTT AAACCCGCGATTTCTACTTTGAAAGAAGTGGAAGCATTTTTGGCAAGTCATCCTTCTGAAATTGTCACCATTTTCATCGAGGATTATGTCCATGCTCCCAACGGTCTGACGAAACTCTTTACTGATGCCGGGTTGATGAAGTACTGGTTTCCATTGAGCCAAATGCCTGCAGATGGTAAAGATTGGCCTACAGTAACTGAGATGGTGAATAACAATCAGAGGCTTTTGGTTTTCACAGACAACGGGTCAAAGGAGAAAGACGAAGGAATCGCTTACCAATGGAGATATTTGCTGGAAAATGAGC CTGGAGATGGAGGTATGAAATCAGGATCATGTCGAAACAGAGGGCAATCGCAAgcattgaattcaaaatcatcATCCTTATTACTGCAGAACTACTTTCCCTCATTTCCAGTACAAATTGATAGCTGCAAGGAGCATTCAACCAGTTTGGCTGAAATGGTTGGCACTTGCTATAAAGCAGCCGGGAATAAGATGCCAAATTTTCTTGCTGTGAATTTCTACATG AGGAGTGATGGAGGGGGCGTGTTCGATATCATTGACTGGATGAATGGTCACACTATATGCGGATGCAGTACCGTCTCTGCATGCCAG GCAGGAGCACCACCAGGTTCATGTAAAAACTCTAATATTCCTGTCAGCAATCCATCCAGTGAAAATGGCAGGACAACATACTCAGGGACCATACAGTTTACAGGATTGTCTTCTTCTGCAACCCGTCACAGTCACTACCACATTGGCAGGCtgtttttcttgatattttttgtgttcTGA
- the LOC116252128 gene encoding caffeoyl-CoA O-methyltransferase, whose amino-acid sequence MATKQEEQQTQGGRHQEVGHKSLLQSDALYQYILETSVYPKEHEAMKELREVTAKHPWNIMTTSADEGQFLNMLLKLVNAKKTMEIGVYTGYSLLATALALPDDGTILAMDINRENYELGLPVIQKAGVAHKIDFREGPALPVLDQLIEDKNNHGSFDFIFVDADKDNYLNYHKRLIDLVKVGGVMGYDNTLWNGSVVAPPDAPLRKYVRYYRDFVLELNKALAADPRIEICQLPVGDGITLCRRLY is encoded by the exons atggCAACCAAGCAAGAGGAGCAGCAAACTCAGGGTGGTCGCCACCAAGAGGTTGGCCACAAGAGTCTCCTTCAGAGCGATGCCCTCTACCAG TACATCTTGGAGACAAGTGTGTACCCAAAAGAACATGAGGCCATGAAAGAGCTCAGAGAAGTTACTGCAAAGCATCCCTG GAACATCATGACCACGTCAGCGGATGAAGGGCAGTTTCTCAACATGTTATTGAAGCTGGTTAACgcaaagaagacgatggagatTGGTGTCTATACTGGCTACTCGCTGCTTGCAACCGCTCTTGCTCTGCCCGACGATGGAACG ATTTTGGCCATGGATATCAACCGTGAGAACTATGAACTTGGTTTGCCGGTCATTCAGAAGGCCGGTGTTGCGCACAAGATCGATTTCCGAGAAGGCCCGGCGTTGCCGGTCCTTGACCAGTTGATTGAAGAT AAAAACAATCATGGATCGTTCGATTTCATCTTCGTGGACGCCGACAAGGACAATTATCTGAACTACCACAAGCGGCTGATCGATTTGGTGAAGGTTGGTGGCGTAATGGGTTATGACAACACCCTCTGGAACGGATCGGTGGTGGCGCCGCCGGATGCACCACTAAGGAAGTATGTGAGATACTACAGAGACTTCGTTTTGGAGCTCAACAAGGCATTGGCTGCAGATCCTCGCATCGAGATCTGCCAACTTCCGGTTGGTGATGGCATCACTCTCTGCCGACGTCTCTACTAG